In Candidatus Chlorohelix allophototropha, one DNA window encodes the following:
- a CDS encoding ABC transporter substrate-binding protein has translation MKRIKSLKLGAMIALMSLLTLLMAACGDNTATPVPATTAAATKAATTAAAGTTAAAGATTAAGATTAAGATTAAGAVQTVAPVANGNKTGVTDTEIKIGSSTPQSGGAAAYGIVSRVQDAYWKEVNAAGGIYGRQIKYLYEDDAYAAARSQANMKKFVEQDKVFAVMGNIGTANNLAFKDYLQENGMVPNVGFATGSGLLVNPTGFQKNAFGVLPNYTFEGNILAQYAADTLKVKSVSVLYQNDAFGKEAYQSFVKKAKELKLEVKAEVPYEAGATDLSSQALKLQQAGAELVFVNAVPGPGATAVKEMDKLGYKPKLELAYVENDVQFWTNAGTAAEGAYTTSFTPLPDSTDPKVVKFRDFMKRALPNEQVGNFALWGYIGAQIMEEGLKRAGKDLSRESLIAGLESLDNWTGSASVTPITYGKDNRSPFKSLFFLQQKDGKTVKVSDPIEYK, from the coding sequence ATGAAGCGAATTAAATCGCTAAAACTTGGAGCTATGATTGCGCTCATGTCCTTATTGACCTTGTTAATGGCAGCCTGTGGTGACAATACCGCTACGCCTGTTCCTGCTACTACCGCCGCTGCTACAAAAGCTGCTACCACTGCCGCTGCCGGTACTACCGCCGCTGCTGGCGCTACCACTGCTGCTGGTGCCACAACTGCCGCTGGTGCCACAACTGCCGCTGGCGCAGTTCAGACTGTTGCTCCGGTAGCAAATGGTAACAAAACCGGCGTAACCGATACCGAAATCAAAATCGGTAGCTCAACTCCTCAATCCGGTGGCGCTGCTGCTTACGGTATCGTATCCCGCGTACAGGATGCTTACTGGAAGGAAGTAAACGCAGCGGGCGGTATTTATGGTCGCCAAATCAAGTATCTTTACGAAGATGATGCCTACGCGGCAGCACGTTCTCAGGCGAACATGAAGAAATTCGTGGAGCAGGACAAAGTGTTTGCGGTAATGGGCAACATCGGTACTGCTAATAACCTTGCATTTAAGGATTATTTGCAGGAAAACGGCATGGTTCCGAATGTCGGTTTCGCTACCGGTTCTGGCTTGCTGGTTAACCCGACAGGTTTCCAGAAGAATGCTTTTGGGGTGTTGCCAAACTACACTTTTGAGGGTAACATTCTGGCGCAATACGCTGCCGATACCTTGAAAGTCAAGTCCGTTTCGGTTTTGTACCAGAACGATGCATTTGGCAAGGAAGCCTACCAGTCCTTCGTCAAGAAAGCTAAAGAGCTTAAGCTTGAAGTGAAAGCGGAAGTGCCATACGAAGCAGGCGCAACCGACCTTAGCTCACAGGCTCTGAAGTTGCAACAAGCGGGCGCGGAACTGGTATTTGTGAACGCAGTACCCGGCCCGGGCGCAACCGCAGTTAAGGAAATGGACAAACTCGGCTACAAACCCAAATTGGAACTGGCTTATGTAGAGAACGATGTTCAGTTCTGGACTAACGCAGGTACTGCGGCTGAAGGCGCATATACCACTTCTTTTACTCCTCTGCCGGACTCAACCGATCCGAAAGTAGTCAAGTTCCGCGATTTTATGAAGCGGGCATTGCCTAACGAACAGGTAGGTAACTTCGCATTGTGGGGTTACATCGGCGCTCAGATTATGGAAGAGGGCTTGAAACGTGCCGGTAAAGACCTGAGCCGCGAATCTTTGATTGCCGGGCTTGAGTCTTTGGATAACTGGACTGGTAGCGCTTCGGTAACTCCTATTACCTACGGTAAAGACAATCGCTCACCGTTCAAATCGCTGTTCTTCTTGCAGCAAAAAGACGGCAAAACCGTCAAGGTAAGCGACCCAATCGAGTACAAGTAG
- a CDS encoding ABC transporter ATP-binding protein, protein MLKLHDIHTYYGRIHALKGVSIEVQDGTIVTLLGANGAGKTTMLRTISGIVPASAGKIEYDGKNIEKSPPQKIVQQGIAQSPEGRQVFTELTVLENLRMGTYPRKDKSEVNKDFDMIFNYFPRLKQRINQLAGTLSGGEQQMLAMGRALMSRPKILLLDEPSLGLAPLVVKEIFHIIQEINKRGVTVLLVEQNAYQALRIAHYGYVLETGRVVLQGTGDDLRRNDEIRHSYLGR, encoded by the coding sequence ATGCTGAAACTTCACGACATTCACACTTATTACGGTCGGATTCACGCCTTAAAGGGAGTCAGCATCGAAGTACAAGATGGCACAATTGTCACGCTGCTGGGCGCAAACGGAGCAGGCAAAACTACGATGCTGCGCACTATCTCCGGTATAGTTCCGGCATCTGCCGGTAAAATTGAATATGACGGCAAAAACATCGAGAAATCGCCACCTCAAAAAATAGTGCAGCAAGGCATTGCGCAATCACCTGAAGGACGACAGGTTTTCACCGAACTGACCGTGCTGGAAAATCTGCGGATGGGTACTTACCCACGCAAGGATAAAAGCGAAGTCAATAAAGACTTTGATATGATTTTTAACTATTTCCCACGCCTCAAACAGCGGATTAACCAACTTGCCGGAACACTTTCCGGGGGTGAGCAACAAATGTTGGCAATGGGGCGAGCGTTGATGAGCCGTCCAAAAATACTTTTACTAGATGAACCTTCATTAGGGCTTGCGCCTTTAGTAGTGAAGGAAATTTTCCATATTATTCAAGAAATCAACAAACGGGGCGTTACTGTTCTGCTCGTAGAACAAAACGCATACCAAGCTTTACGTATTGCCCATTACGGCTATGTGCTGGAAACGGGCAGAGTAGTGCTTCAGGGTACGGGAGATGATTTGCGTCGCAACGATGAAATCAGGCACTCATATCTTGGCAGATAG
- a CDS encoding ABC transporter permease: protein MFTETQSAIESISGYTHIPDSPTKPINKGKAALNPLWHAGGFVIILVAWEVAANNLNSPYFSPVTKIAPALVRIILSGEALDHLLYSMQHILIGLAIAALFGFVFGLLIAESLIARALLLPVADTVRSVAALTLFPLLLLILGLGVWAKSFVIFWTAWPAILLSTYHALTHVEREIIEAAMLDGAGRMNILKNVSIPLSLPSILNGVRIGVGGGWISLVAAEMLGSSKGLGFYTLICSQTFHYPEMYAAILLIALTGFVMNTSLLFIQNITERKLYL, encoded by the coding sequence ATGTTCACAGAAACTCAAAGTGCGATTGAATCTATAAGCGGCTACACCCATATTCCGGATTCGCCTACAAAACCCATAAATAAGGGTAAAGCGGCGTTGAATCCACTATGGCATGCGGGTGGCTTTGTAATAATTCTGGTAGCGTGGGAAGTTGCTGCCAATAACCTTAACTCTCCTTACTTTTCGCCTGTGACAAAAATAGCCCCGGCGTTGGTACGTATTATCCTTTCCGGCGAAGCGCTTGACCATTTGCTCTACAGTATGCAACACATTCTGATTGGACTGGCAATTGCCGCTCTTTTTGGTTTTGTTTTCGGGCTGCTGATTGCGGAAAGTCTGATAGCTAGAGCATTATTGCTGCCGGTAGCAGATACAGTGCGTTCGGTGGCGGCTCTTACCCTGTTCCCACTGCTGCTACTGATTTTGGGTTTGGGCGTATGGGCTAAATCTTTCGTGATTTTCTGGACGGCTTGGCCTGCCATTTTGCTATCCACTTATCACGCCCTTACTCATGTAGAGCGCGAAATAATTGAAGCTGCTATGTTGGATGGCGCAGGACGGATGAATATTCTTAAAAATGTTTCTATTCCTTTGTCGCTTCCTTCTATATTAAACGGGGTGCGCATTGGAGTGGGGGGCGGATGGATTTCGTTGGTAGCGGCTGAGATGCTTGGTTCTTCTAAAGGGTTGGGCTTTTATACTCTAATTTGTTCGCAGACATTTCATTACCCTGAGATGTACGCCGCTATCCTGCTGATTGCCCTAACCGGATTTGTTATGAATACAAGCTTGTTGTTTATCCAGAATATTACGGAGAGGAAACTGTATTTATGA
- a CDS encoding ABC transporter ATP-binding protein — protein MSETLLEIQNIEMTFGGLKAISDFSMTVKKGQIVGLIGPNGAGKTTVFNCISRFYKPTKGHIVFEGQDLTTKRTDDVIKMGVARTFQNVELFKSMTVMENLLLGQHTRMRNTVIEDALSLPSSRSSDKRSTQRALEILQELGIKQYANKPVAMLPFGVQKMVEMARALVSNPKLILLDEPAAGSNPNETNKLSALIKHVRNAYNVTVLLVEHDMSLVMDICEQLYVLDFGKKIAEGAPAEIQANPAVIEAYLGEKEEVLD, from the coding sequence ATGAGCGAGACTTTGCTGGAAATACAGAATATCGAGATGACTTTCGGTGGGTTGAAAGCAATCAGCGATTTCAGTATGACCGTTAAAAAAGGACAGATTGTAGGCTTGATCGGACCAAACGGGGCAGGGAAAACCACCGTGTTTAACTGTATCAGCCGATTTTATAAGCCCACCAAGGGGCACATCGTGTTTGAGGGACAGGATTTAACCACTAAAAGAACCGATGATGTGATCAAAATGGGGGTGGCGCGCACTTTCCAGAACGTTGAATTGTTCAAGAGCATGACCGTGATGGAAAACCTGTTGTTAGGTCAGCACACCCGCATGCGAAACACGGTAATAGAAGACGCGCTATCGTTGCCTTCCAGCCGTTCCAGCGATAAGAGAAGCACCCAACGGGCGTTAGAAATATTACAGGAACTAGGGATTAAGCAATATGCCAATAAGCCAGTTGCTATGCTGCCTTTCGGGGTGCAAAAAATGGTGGAAATGGCTAGGGCGTTGGTTTCTAACCCAAAGCTCATTTTGCTGGACGAACCCGCAGCAGGTTCAAACCCGAATGAAACCAATAAATTGTCCGCCCTGATTAAACATGTCCGCAACGCCTATAACGTTACCGTGCTGCTGGTAGAGCATGATATGTCGTTGGTGATGGACATTTGTGAGCAACTATATGTGCTGGACTTTGGCAAAAAAATTGCCGAAGGTGCGCCAGCCGAAATCCAGGCGAATCCGGCAGTTATCGAGGCGTATCTGGGTGAAAAGGAGGAGGTTCTAGATTAG
- a CDS encoding branched-chain amino acid ABC transporter permease, producing the protein MNKISNIIYDLLRKPYIGLPLLGIFLITLPVTITVIPMFQGNNYTYSLLSQWVILSVIAIGLNLLVGLTGMISLGHSAIFAFGGYAAAYLVVKVSLPYPIAIVFAAIVGGLIGLLLGLPALKLSGSYLAVATFGFAVAVPEFLSLNEQFNDIFNDPNDLATKLGVVKVEKQYLPIFEFTKRDDLSRYYLFLIIAAVMVFLAIGLWRSRTGRAFRAIRDSETAAQAMGVHIGRYKVLAFSLSGVFAGVAGSMYMAQIGQLDAKDLQFGAAESILFLTAIILGGLGSIPGAVIGSGLLVILPELTKSLKTQLRDITGTSIENFESLFYGLIIILCVFYMPNGIVGAFKKLSDWMRGSGQEPMNDPSKENNLPTSEEVISEARKGV; encoded by the coding sequence ATGAATAAAATATCCAATATAATTTACGATTTGTTGCGAAAACCCTATATCGGTTTACCCTTGCTAGGCATATTTCTGATCACATTGCCGGTAACAATCACCGTAATTCCAATGTTTCAAGGTAACAACTACACCTATTCATTGCTTAGTCAATGGGTTATTTTGAGTGTGATTGCGATTGGCTTGAATCTGTTGGTAGGTTTAACCGGGATGATTTCGCTAGGACATTCTGCTATATTTGCCTTTGGCGGTTATGCGGCAGCCTATCTGGTAGTAAAAGTCTCTTTACCTTACCCAATTGCCATCGTTTTTGCCGCTATAGTCGGGGGATTAATCGGCTTATTGCTAGGTCTCCCGGCGTTAAAACTGAGTGGCTCTTATCTAGCGGTAGCAACTTTTGGCTTCGCAGTAGCCGTGCCAGAATTTCTATCGCTTAACGAGCAATTTAATGACATCTTCAACGACCCGAACGACCTAGCTACCAAACTAGGGGTGGTGAAGGTTGAAAAACAATATCTTCCTATATTCGAGTTTACCAAAAGAGACGACCTCTCAAGATACTATCTCTTTCTTATTATCGCTGCTGTAATGGTATTTCTGGCGATAGGGTTGTGGAGAAGCCGCACCGGGAGAGCGTTCCGCGCCATTCGTGATAGCGAAACGGCAGCACAAGCAATGGGGGTGCATATTGGGCGCTATAAAGTGCTGGCATTTTCCCTTAGCGGAGTATTCGCCGGGGTAGCCGGGTCTATGTATATGGCACAGATTGGGCAACTCGATGCTAAAGACTTGCAATTCGGCGCAGCAGAGTCAATACTCTTTCTGACTGCCATCATTCTGGGCGGTTTAGGCTCAATCCCCGGAGCAGTTATCGGCTCAGGCTTGCTGGTAATCCTGCCTGAACTTACAAAATCTCTCAAAACCCAGTTAAGGGATATAACCGGAACTTCCATCGAGAACTTCGAGTCGCTTTTCTACGGCTTGATAATAATACTCTGTGTCTTCTACATGCCTAATGGAATTGTTGGAGCTTTCAAGAAGTTGTCTGATTGGATGCGCGGTAGTGGGCAAGAACCGATGAATGACCCATCCAAAGAAAATAACCTGCCAACATCGGAAGAAGTAATTAGCGAAGCGCGCAAAGGAGTCTAG
- a CDS encoding ABC transporter substrate-binding protein has protein sequence MKYSYARIATVFVLMLSLLLTACSDTPTTAPGATAAKYSLRYVNFKVYDPVYVGIDKGFFSKYGLQVEIIGDSLGGPTAIQAVSTGRAEAGLSSIPAIINAAASGIPVMGVTDIQSAVGDQPLEEYFVKDPAIKSVKDLKGKRVAVNLWKSSFHYTAIMALEKAGFTEKDVEFVLIPFERQAAALASGQVDMIGLMQPYTAFAKAEQGQQLIPLFTAFDVFGKKQFTVHFVNSIWAKYNSEAASAFANGIADSVAWIEANQDEAKPIIAKYTGVEAKYIPTYHFQPDARVVPEDAQFWLDYMLKRGDITASWLKPEDFVTNRYNQKAIR, from the coding sequence ATGAAGTACTCTTACGCTCGTATTGCCACCGTTTTTGTGCTAATGCTGTCCCTTTTGCTGACGGCTTGCTCGGATACGCCCACTACTGCTCCCGGCGCAACTGCCGCGAAATATAGCCTACGCTATGTCAATTTCAAGGTGTACGACCCGGTTTATGTAGGGATTGATAAGGGCTTTTTCTCTAAATACGGGCTACAGGTGGAAATAATCGGCGACTCCTTGGGTGGACCAACCGCGATTCAGGCAGTTTCTACCGGACGCGCCGAAGCGGGCTTGTCCAGCATCCCCGCCATAATTAATGCTGCCGCCAGCGGGATTCCGGTGATGGGCGTTACGGATATCCAATCGGCGGTGGGTGACCAACCGCTTGAGGAATACTTTGTCAAAGACCCGGCTATCAAATCCGTAAAAGATTTGAAGGGCAAGCGCGTTGCGGTAAACCTTTGGAAATCTAGTTTCCACTACACCGCGATTATGGCACTGGAAAAAGCAGGGTTTACTGAAAAAGATGTGGAGTTTGTATTAATTCCCTTTGAGCGACAGGCGGCGGCGCTTGCCTCTGGTCAAGTGGATATGATCGGTCTGATGCAACCCTATACCGCTTTTGCCAAGGCAGAGCAAGGGCAGCAATTAATCCCGCTCTTTACCGCCTTTGATGTGTTCGGCAAAAAGCAATTCACGGTTCATTTCGTCAATAGCATTTGGGCAAAATATAATTCTGAGGCGGCGAGCGCCTTTGCAAATGGAATTGCCGATTCGGTAGCGTGGATTGAGGCGAATCAGGACGAGGCAAAACCGATTATTGCTAAATATACCGGCGTAGAAGCTAAGTATATTCCCACCTATCATTTCCAGCCGGATGCTAGAGTGGTGCCTGAGGATGCGCAGTTCTGGTTGGATTATATGCTCAAGCGTGGCGATATTACGGCGAGTTGGCTCAAACCGGAGGATTTCGTTACCAATCGCTATAACCAAAAAGCAATTAGATAG
- a CDS encoding putative glycoside hydrolase, whose amino-acid sequence MSRKRTNMLGPGGMTIAAGLGGVVVLFLLWQFVIPFFFSRSEPGKDTKPLITGKVLDSVTGSPVLSATIMAGNNKLAEVDFSGTFTITQSLPQSPVNVVAPGYIPAALSIKQPSLSMQLKPNILNGQLIDTDTQKPIADRLVQSSSLGSVITDAEGRFTFSRITADEKLKVQLIGYEKTEVPVDLTKLDSVMTIPVRSTVLSGQILDVETGKGVPNAYLSIVGSTTAAGSGSSVSGDRSGKYYMNDAPRGAGVQLKIRAPGYKIQTFPIDQAAKADIKLVPFKFQGVEVPGIFALKPNYDTLFTPYLELARQGKINAIVVDMKHDDTGKLLFDSKNPLANQLGLIYDVNSYPRKDLIDVPKLLDDAHKAGLYVVARMVVYRDPALAKAKPEWALRNRNTGQPWKDLSDLVWPNPLIPEVGDYNVEIAKEIAGLGFDELQFDYIRFPTDGKLADVDYGNGLSWSVLGKTENEKMRTNVIERTVSKAYEALRYTNTYFSLDVFGYSLWLNDDVGIGQQYNNLILMADYICPMVYATHFQNGTLDQTKFPGPVGNYPGEIITRSGKISNLIEAKVAAVARYRPWLEDFALPPVKHTPERVKEQIDAAIATGASGWTLWNATGKYSTTVIPSVQRS is encoded by the coding sequence TTGAGTAGAAAAAGAACCAACATGCTTGGACCGGGAGGTATGACAATAGCCGCAGGTCTGGGCGGGGTGGTTGTTCTCTTTCTGTTGTGGCAGTTCGTTATACCATTTTTCTTTAGTCGCTCAGAACCCGGAAAAGACACAAAGCCTTTGATTACGGGCAAGGTTCTCGATTCTGTTACCGGTTCTCCGGTTCTAAGCGCTACCATAATGGCGGGTAACAATAAGCTGGCTGAAGTAGATTTTAGTGGCACTTTTACTATAACTCAATCGCTTCCACAGAGTCCTGTAAATGTGGTCGCCCCCGGTTATATCCCTGCCGCTTTATCCATTAAGCAACCCTCTTTGTCTATGCAACTTAAGCCCAATATTCTCAATGGGCAACTTATAGATACCGATACCCAGAAGCCAATTGCAGATCGTTTAGTGCAATCTAGCAGCCTTGGTAGCGTCATCACGGATGCGGAAGGGCGCTTTACCTTCTCGCGTATTACTGCTGATGAGAAGCTAAAAGTGCAGCTTATCGGCTATGAGAAGACGGAAGTGCCGGTGGATCTCACCAAACTGGATTCGGTTATGACCATTCCAGTGCGTTCAACCGTTCTCAGTGGGCAGATTCTGGATGTCGAAACCGGCAAGGGTGTGCCAAACGCCTATCTTTCTATTGTGGGAAGCACTACCGCCGCAGGAAGTGGTAGCAGTGTATCCGGCGATCGTAGCGGCAAATATTATATGAATGATGCCCCGCGTGGTGCGGGTGTGCAACTTAAAATACGCGCCCCCGGCTATAAAATACAAACCTTCCCGATAGACCAAGCCGCTAAAGCTGATATAAAACTTGTGCCCTTCAAGTTTCAGGGTGTTGAAGTACCGGGCATTTTTGCGCTCAAACCTAACTATGATACCCTTTTCACTCCGTACCTTGAATTGGCGCGGCAGGGCAAGATAAATGCCATCGTGGTAGATATGAAGCACGATGATACCGGTAAACTCCTATTCGACAGCAAAAATCCTCTTGCTAATCAGTTGGGGCTAATTTATGATGTGAATAGTTATCCCCGCAAAGATTTAATTGATGTTCCCAAACTGCTGGACGATGCTCATAAAGCAGGTCTATATGTAGTAGCCCGCATGGTAGTTTATCGTGACCCGGCGCTTGCCAAAGCCAAACCGGAGTGGGCGTTGCGTAACCGCAATACCGGGCAGCCTTGGAAAGATTTGAGTGACTTGGTATGGCCCAACCCACTCATACCCGAAGTGGGCGATTATAACGTAGAAATTGCCAAAGAAATCGCCGGACTTGGATTCGATGAATTACAATTCGACTATATTCGCTTTCCCACCGATGGTAAATTGGCTGATGTTGATTATGGCAACGGGCTTTCGTGGTCGGTACTGGGTAAGACGGAAAACGAAAAGATGCGTACCAACGTTATCGAGCGCACCGTAAGCAAAGCTTATGAAGCTCTACGCTATACCAATACTTATTTTTCGCTGGATGTATTCGGCTATAGTCTATGGTTAAACGATGATGTGGGTATCGGGCAGCAATATAATAACCTGATACTGATGGCGGATTACATTTGCCCGATGGTCTATGCAACCCACTTCCAAAACGGTACGCTTGATCAGACAAAATTTCCCGGTCCGGTAGGGAACTATCCCGGTGAGATTATCACACGTAGCGGCAAGATTTCTAATCTAATTGAGGCTAAGGTGGCAGCAGTGGCACGTTATCGCCCGTGGCTAGAGGATTTCGCGCTACCTCCGGTGAAGCATACTCCTGAACGAGTCAAAGAGCAGATAGATGCAGCAATTGCTACTGGTGCATCCGGTTGGACTCTCTGGAATGCTACCGGAAAGTATTCTACCACTGTTATTCCGTCCGTCCAACGCAGCTAG
- a CDS encoding C40 family peptidase has protein sequence MSCKSQMRGITSGLYLKSREFFTSLLVAVIVLLSLFILPLSSVHAENGLKAGTQAQVSGTNGDGVRLREQPSSDSGTISMLGETWRVTILGGPFTDSKGNAFYKVEWAGKTGYVMTQYLSRAGTGGIAPGSQVRITGTGGDGVNMRAQPNAGSSLVATLGENWLATVQGGPFKDNQSNSFYKIEWAGKTGYVITDYLIFAGRGATTAAVASNLKIGGQARVSGTDGEGVRMRQQSNPLSGTLAILGETWLVTVLGGPFNDSQGNSYYRVEWTGSVGYISSKYLTTASNNAVAGTGGYMRISNTAGDPIRFRTGAGKQFVENGFVYEGQVLKLLAGPFKDSAGTTWYKLDRNGEVGYVDGAFLQRTNSAATAVTSAPAQAVNQVKAIPAPPTNGSLGSRITNYALQFVGYRYIYAGSSPDIGFDCSGFVYWVMTQVAGVNPGRSAAANLAAGVAVPKDSLQPGDILIFANTYMPGPSHTGIYIGGGRFVHAENESSGVTIDYLNDSYYGPRFYAARRVGV, from the coding sequence TTGAGTTGTAAATCCCAAATGAGGGGAATTACATCTGGTCTTTATCTAAAGTCCCGAGAGTTTTTCACCAGTCTCCTCGTAGCAGTAATAGTTCTTCTTTCTTTATTTATTCTGCCACTTTCTAGTGTACATGCTGAAAACGGTTTGAAAGCAGGTACACAGGCTCAAGTAAGCGGCACCAATGGCGACGGCGTAAGGTTGCGCGAGCAGCCAAGCAGCGATTCCGGCACAATCAGCATGCTAGGTGAAACATGGCGCGTTACCATTCTGGGCGGTCCCTTCACCGATTCTAAAGGCAATGCTTTCTATAAAGTCGAATGGGCTGGCAAAACCGGCTATGTAATGACCCAATATCTCAGCCGCGCCGGAACAGGCGGTATCGCACCGGGTAGTCAGGTGCGTATTACCGGAACTGGGGGTGATGGGGTAAATATGCGGGCGCAACCTAACGCAGGTTCGTCGTTAGTGGCTACACTTGGTGAAAACTGGCTCGCCACAGTGCAGGGTGGCCCTTTTAAAGACAATCAGAGTAACAGTTTTTATAAAATCGAATGGGCTGGCAAAACCGGCTATGTAATTACCGACTATCTAATTTTTGCCGGACGCGGCGCTACTACTGCCGCTGTTGCCTCCAACCTGAAAATCGGGGGGCAAGCGCGGGTTAGTGGAACCGATGGCGAGGGAGTACGAATGCGCCAGCAATCGAACCCGCTCTCCGGTACGCTCGCGATTCTAGGTGAAACATGGTTGGTTACGGTATTGGGTGGCCCTTTCAATGACAGCCAAGGCAACAGTTACTACCGAGTAGAGTGGACAGGCTCTGTAGGTTATATCAGTAGTAAATACCTCACTACTGCCAGTAACAACGCGGTTGCCGGTACGGGCGGTTACATGCGAATATCCAATACCGCCGGCGACCCCATTCGCTTCAGGACAGGGGCAGGCAAGCAATTTGTCGAAAACGGTTTCGTCTATGAAGGGCAAGTTTTAAAACTGTTGGCAGGTCCTTTCAAGGATTCAGCCGGAACAACTTGGTATAAACTGGATCGCAACGGTGAAGTGGGTTATGTGGATGGCGCATTCTTGCAGCGTACCAATAGCGCTGCCACCGCCGTTACTTCTGCACCAGCACAAGCAGTAAATCAAGTAAAAGCGATTCCCGCCCCACCCACCAATGGCTCGCTTGGTAGTAGGATAACTAACTACGCGCTGCAATTTGTAGGCTATCGTTACATTTACGCCGGCTCTAGCCCAGACATTGGCTTTGATTGTTCTGGTTTTGTGTACTGGGTAATGACTCAGGTAGCAGGAGTAAATCCGGGGCGTAGTGCTGCCGCAAATCTGGCAGCCGGGGTAGCAGTACCGAAAGACAGCCTGCAACCGGGCGACATTCTGATTTTTGCCAATACCTATATGCCCGGTCCTTCACACACCGGAATTTACATCGGGGGCGGACGTTTCGTTCATGCCGAAAACGAGAGTTCGGGCGTAACGATTGACTACCTTAACGACTCGTATTACGGTCCTCGCTTCTACGCAGCGCGGCGGGTAGGTGTATAG
- a CDS encoding branched-chain amino acid ABC transporter permease, whose product MSALITAYLADAHGAAVATILADSGKGFDLVTLGRNIVNGLTFGSIYALVALSIVLIYKSSDVVNFGTAEMGMFATFVCFSSLSILVGREGNIPLPETIGLGNYLIAILLTLVFAGLLGLVIERVLLRPLSKAPVLSQIMVTIGLGVFLYGLASFIWKADNKPFSQLDVVKSADIRINVDNSFISITGEMITAMLIGAVLSLLLYLFFKFTLVGTAMRAMAQNPTTAKLMGVNVGFLTGLTWMIAMMLLAIAGVLVAPKISLSPLMMANVAVLSFAGAVLGGMTSLVGAVAGGLLVGIIDNLVGFYLPDGLRSMLAFLIIVVVLTFRPNGLFGKVVRKKV is encoded by the coding sequence ATGTCTGCTTTGATTACTGCCTACCTTGCTGATGCTCATGGCGCTGCTGTGGCAACCATTTTGGCTGATAGTGGCAAGGGTTTTGATTTGGTTACACTTGGACGTAACATTGTTAATGGACTGACGTTTGGTAGCATTTATGCGTTAGTTGCACTTAGTATCGTGCTGATTTACAAATCTTCTGATGTGGTTAACTTTGGAACTGCCGAAATGGGCATGTTCGCTACCTTTGTTTGTTTCTCCTCTCTTAGTATTTTGGTTGGGCGGGAAGGTAATATTCCACTACCGGAAACCATCGGATTGGGCAATTATCTAATTGCAATTCTCTTAACACTGGTTTTTGCCGGTTTATTAGGATTGGTAATTGAGCGCGTACTATTGCGCCCTTTGAGTAAAGCGCCGGTTTTAAGCCAAATAATGGTCACTATCGGTCTAGGTGTTTTCCTTTATGGACTTGCCAGTTTCATTTGGAAAGCCGATAACAAACCATTTTCTCAACTGGATGTGGTCAAAAGTGCGGACATCCGCATTAATGTGGACAATTCTTTCATCTCGATAACGGGTGAAATGATCACCGCAATGCTTATCGGGGCGGTATTATCGCTACTGCTCTATCTTTTTTTCAAATTTACGCTGGTCGGCACCGCAATGCGTGCAATGGCTCAAAATCCTACCACCGCCAAACTCATGGGCGTAAATGTAGGCTTTCTGACCGGGTTAACTTGGATGATTGCCATGATGCTATTGGCAATCGCCGGGGTACTGGTTGCGCCAAAAATTTCACTGTCGCCGCTGATGATGGCTAATGTGGCAGTTCTTTCCTTTGCCGGGGCGGTACTTGGCGGTATGACCAGTTTGGTAGGTGCGGTAGCAGGGGGGTTGTTGGTAGGGATTATTGATAATTTAGTGGGCTTCTACCTACCTGATGGCTTGCGATCAATGCTCGCGTTTCTGATTATCGTAGTGGTACTTACCTTCAGACCTAACGGCTTATTCGGCAAAGTCGTTAGAAAGAAAGTATAG